A genomic window from Bubalus bubalis isolate 160015118507 breed Murrah chromosome 11, NDDB_SH_1, whole genome shotgun sequence includes:
- the LOC112587779 gene encoding GTP-binding nuclear protein Ran-like has protein sequence MAAQGEPQVQFRLVLVGDDGTGKTTFVKCHPTGEFEKCVATLGVEVHPLVFHTNRGQIKFTVWDTAGQEKFGGLRGGYYIQAQCAIIMFDVTSRVTYKNVPNWHRDLVLRVCENIPVVLCGNKVDIKDRKVKAKSVVFHRKKNLQNDDVSAKSSYSFERPFLWLARKLIGDPNLEFVAMPALAPPEVVMDPASAAHSTSVI, from the coding sequence ATGGCTGCCCAAGGAGAACCCCAAGTTCAGTTCAGACTTGTTTTGGTTGGTGATGATGGTACTGGAAAAACGACATTCGTGAAGTGTCATCCGACTGGTGAATTTGAGAAGTGTGTAGCTACCTTGGGTGTTGAGGTCCATCCTCTTGTGTTCCATACCAACAGAGGACAGATTAAGTTCACTGTATGGGATACAGCTGGTCAGGAGAAATTTGGTGGACTGAGAGGTGGCTATTACATACAAGCTCAGTGTGCCATTATAATGTTTGACGTTACATCAAGAGTTACTTACAAGAATGTGCCTAACTGGCATAGAGATCTCGTACTACGAGTGTGTGAGAACATCCCAGTTGTGTTGTGTGGCAACAAAGTGGATATTAAGGACAGAAAGGTTAAGGCAAAGTCAGTTGTCTTCCACCGAAAGAAGAATCTTCAGAATGATGACGTTTCTGCCAAAAGTAGCTACAGCTTTGAAAGGCCCTTCCTCTGGCTTGCTAGAAAACTGATTGGAGACCCTAACTTGGAGTTTGTCGCCATGCCTGCTCTTGCCCCGCCAGAGGTGGTCATGGACCCAGCCTCGGCAGCACACAGTACGAGCGTGATTTAG